One Setaria viridis chromosome 5, Setaria_viridis_v4.0, whole genome shotgun sequence genomic region harbors:
- the LOC117859294 gene encoding ABC transporter G family member 36 isoform X1, whose translation MDAMADIQKVVSMRRGDSGSMWRRGDDVFSRSSRDEDDEEALRWAALEKLPTYDRVRRAIVPLGLGGDGAEAAGGGKGFVDVDVLSLGPQQRRALLERLVRVADEDNERFLLKLKDRVDRVGIDMPTIEVRFHNLEAEAEVRVGSSGLPTLLNSVVNTVEEVANALHLLPSRKQTMPILHDVSGIIKPRRLTLLLGPPGSGKTTFLLALAGRLDKDLKTKGKVTYNGHEMTEFVPERTAAYISQHDLHIGEMTVRETLAFSARCQGVGSRLDMLTELSRREKAANIKPDADIDAFMKASAMGGQDANVVTDYIMKILGLDICADTMVGDEMLRGISGGQRKRVTTGEMLVGPARALFMDEISTGLDSSTTFQIVTSLRQSIHILGGTAVISLLQPAPETYNLFDDIILLSDGQVVYQGPREDVLEFFESMGFRCPERKGVADFLQEVTSKKDQKQYWARRDEPYRFVPVTKFATAFKSFRTGRAIANELAVPFDKSKSHPAALTTMRYGVSGKELLKANIDREILLMKRNSFVYIFRTFQLMVVSIIAMTVFFRTKMKHDSVADGALYMSALFFGVLMIMFNGFSEMALIVFKLPVFFKQRDLLFFPAWAYTIPSWILKIPITFIEVGGYVFLTYYVIGFDPNVGRFFKHYLLLLAINQMSASIFRFVGGVARSMTIANVFASFMLLVFMVLGGFILVRGKSSYASFCSSLQWSFFINQCFSVFDLADKIKKWWIWGYWISPMMYAQNAISVNEMLGHSWDKILDSAASNETLGVQTLKFRRVFPEPKWYWIGFGAMIGYILLFNGLFTLALTYLKPFGKSRPSVSEEELKEKHASMTGGVPDDNHLASESSHLSTGINTETDSALTEKGMILPFVPLSLTFDNIRYSVDMPQEMKAQGVIEDRLVLLKGVSGSFRPGVLTALMGVSGAGKTTLMDVLAGRKTGGYIEGDISISGYPKKQETFARISGYCEQNDIHSPQVTVYESLLFSAWLRLPGDVDLDKRKIFIEEVMELVELKQLRDALVGLPGVNGLSTEQRKRLTIAVELVANPSIIFMDEPTSGLDARAAAIVMRAVRNTVNTGRTVVCTIHQPSIDIFEAFDDLFLMKRGGEEIYAGPLGHHSSELIKYFEGIQGVSKIKEGYNPATWMLEVTTASQEHVLGVDFSDIYKNSELYQRNKALIKELSQPAPGSSDLYFPSKYPRSSITQCMACLWKQNLSYWRNPPYNTIRFFFTTVIALLLGTIFWDLGSKVLTTQDLTNAMGSMYAAVLFIGIMNCTSVQPMVAVERSVFYRERAAGMYSAFPYAFGQIVIELPYTLAQDIVYGLIVYSMIGFEWTVAKFFWYLFFAYFTLLYFTFYGMMAVGITPNAHIGAIVSSAFYAIWNLFSGFIIPRPRMPIWWRWYCWVCPVAWSLYGLVVSQFGDVMTVMQDSDGRTVKAYIEDTYGFKHSWVGWVGAVVVGFAVLFGALFGFAIMKLNFQKR comes from the exons ATGGACGCGATGGCGGACATCCAGAAGGTGGTGAGCATGCGGCGCGGGGACAGCGGCTCCATGTGGCGGCGCGGGGACGACGTGTTCTCGCGCTCGTCcagggacgaggacgacgaggaggcgctGCGCTGGGCCGCGCTCGAGAAGCTCCCCACCTACGACCGCGTCCGCCGCGCCATCGTCCcgctcggcctcggcggcgacggcgccgaggccgcgggcggcggtaaGGGGTtcgtcgacgtcgacgtgcTCAGCCTCGGCCCGCAGCAGCGCCGGGCGCTGCTGGAGCGCCTCGTCCGCGTCGCCGACGAGGACAACGAGCGCTTCCTGCTCAAGCTCAAGGACCGCGTCGACAG GGTCGGGATCGACATGCCCACCATCGAGGTGCGGTTCCACAAcctggaggcggaggcggaggtgcgcGTCGGCAGCAGCGGCCTCCCCACCCTCCTCAACTCCGTCGTGAACACGGTCGAG GAAGTGGCGAACGCGCTGCACTTGCTGCCCAGCAGGAAGCAGACCATGCCCATCCTCCATGACGTCAGCGGCATCATCAAGCCTCGCAG GTTGACTCTTCTGTTAGGCCCACCCGGGTCAGGCAAGACTACTTTTCTGCTCGCGTTGGCGGGAAGGCTTGACAAAGACCTCAAG ACTAAAGGCAAAGTGACCTACAACGGTCACGAGATGACAGAGTTTGTGCCAGAGAGGACGGCTGCGTATATCAGCCAGCATGACCTCCACATAGGAGAGATGACTGTGAGGGAGACACTTGCTTTCTCTGCGCGCTGCCAGGGTGTTGGCTCACGCTTGG ATATGCTGACTGAGCTGTCAAGGCGAGAGAAGGCGGCGAATATCAAGCCTGATGCTGATATCGATGCATTCATGAAG GCATCTGCAATGGGCGGGCAAGATGCCAATGTGGTCACTGATTATATTATGAAG ATATTAGGACTAGACATATGCGCAGATACGATGGTAGGGGATGAGATGCTAAGGGGCATATCCGGTGGACAAAGAAAGCGTGTTACAACTG GTGAGATGCTGGTTGGGCCGGCCAGGGCGCTTTTCATGGATGAGATCTCGACTGGGCTTGACAGCTCCACTACATTCCAGATTGTGACCTCGCTCAGGCAGTCCATCCACATCCTTGGTGGCACTGCTGTCATCTCCCTGCTGCAGCCGGCGCCTGAGACTTACAACTTGTTCGATGACATCATACTCCTATCAGACGGCCAAGTTGTCTACCAGGGCCCCCGAGAAGATGTGCTTGAGTTTTTCGAGTCCATGGGTTTCAGATGCCCTGAAAGGAAGGGTGTCGCCGACTTCTTGCAAGAA GTGACTTCGAAAAAAGATCAGAAACAGTACTGGGCACGGCGTGATGAGCCCTATAGGTTTGTGCCGGTGACGAAATTCGCGACTGCGTTCAAGTCATTCCGCACCGGAAGAGCTATAGCAAATGAGCTTGCTGTTCCATTTGACAAGAGCAAGAGCCACCCAGCCGCACTAACCACCATGAGGTATGGCGTGAGTGGCAAGGAACTACTGAAAGCAAACATAGACCGGGAGATCCTTCTCATGAAGAGGAACTCTTTCGTTTACATATTCAGAACCTTTCAG CTGATGGTGGTATCAATCATTGCAATGACTGTCTTCTTCCGGACAAAGATGAAGCATGACTCAGTAGCTGATGGGGCCCTCTATATGTCTGCACTGTTCTTTGGTGTGCTTATGATCATGTTCAATGGCTTCAGTGAGATGGCACTCATTGTCTTCAAGCTGCCTGTATTCTTCAAGCAGAGGGACCTCCTTTTCTTTCCGGCATGGGCCTACACGATACCCTCATGGATCCTCAAGATACCCATCACATTCATCGAGGTCGGTGGTTATGTATTCTTGACATACTATGTCATTGGGTTTGACCCCAATGTTGGCAG GTTCTTCAAGCACTATCTACTTTTGTTGGCAATCAATCAGATGTCAGCATCGATCTTCCGATTTGTCGGTGGGGTAGCGAGGAGCATGACTATTGCTAATGTCTTTGCATCATTCATGTTACTGGTTTTCATGGTTCTAGGAGGATTTATTCTAGTAAGAGGTAAAAGCTCATATGCTTCTTTTTGTAGTTCTTTgcaatggagcttcttcataaACCAATGCTTCTCTGTGTTTGATCTTGCAGATAAAATAAAGAAATGGTGGATCTGGGGCTACTGGATCTCCCCAATGATGTATGCACAGAATGCTATATCAGTTAATGAGATGTTGGGGCACAGCTGGGACAAAATATTGGATAGCGCTGCCTCCAATGAGACCCTAGGTGTGCAAACACTTAAATTCCGAAGAGTATTCCCAGAACCCAAGTGGTACTGGATTGGCTTTGGTGCAATGATTGGGTATATCTTACTCTTCAACGGTCTCTTCACTCTTGCCCTTACATACCTGAAGC CATTTGGGAAGTCTCGGCCATCAGTATCTGAAGAGGAGCTGAAGGAGAAGCATGCCAGCATGACTGGTGGGGTTCCAGACGACAATCACTTGGCATCAGAAAGCTCTCATCTGTCAACAGGAATCAACACTGAGACTGATTCTGCCCTGACTGAAAAGGGGATGATCCTCCCATTTGTCCCGCTTTCACTCACCTTTGACAACATCAGATACTCTGTTGACATGCCACAG GAAATGAAAGCACAAGGTGTCATTGAAGATCGTTTGGTGCTCCTCAAAGGTGTAAGTGGGTCTTTTAGGCCTGGGGTGCTGACTGCACTGATGGGCGTCAGTGGCGCAGGGAAAACTACTTTGATGGATGTGTTGGCAGGGAGAAAGACTGGTGGGTACATTGAAGGAGATATCAGTATTTCAGGATACCCGAAGAAACAAGAGACCTTTGCACGCATATCAGGATACTGTGAACAGAATGATATCCACTCACCACAGGTGACAGTCTATGAGTCACTGCTTTTCTCAGCATGGCTCCGGCTTCCAGGGGATGTGGATTTGGACAAAAGAAAG ATCTTCATTGAGGAGGTGATGGAGCTTGTGGAGCTCAAACAATTGAGAGATGCTTTGGTTGGGCTTCCTGGAGTGAATGGCCTGTCAACGGAGCAGAGGAAAAGGCTCACCATTGCAGTGGAACTTGTGGCAAATCCATCGATCATCTTCATGGATGAGCCAACCTCGGGGCTTGATGCCCGAGCAGCTGCGATTGTTATGCGTGCGGTGAGGAACACTGTCAATACTGGTAGGACAGTGGTCTGCACGATACATCAGCCTAGCATTGACATATTTGAAGCATTCGATGAT CTTTTCCTGATGAAGCGTGGTGGAGAAGAGATCTATGCTGGTCCATTAGGCCATCATTCTTCAGAGCTGATCAAGTATTTCGAG GGAATTCAAGGAGTCAGCAAAATTAAAGAGGGCTACAATCCAGCAACATGGATGCTGGAAGTGACAACAGCCTCTCAAGAACACGTGCTAGGTGTTGATTTCAGTGACATATACAAGAACTCTGAACTCTACCA GAGGAACAAGGCCTTGATAAAGGAATTAAGCCAACCTGCGCCAGGTTCGAGTGACCTGTATTTCCCTAGCAAGTATCCACGCTCGTCCATCACACAATGCATGGCTTGCCTGTGGAAGCAGAACCTGTCATACTGGAGAAACCCTCCTTACAATACCATTAGGTTCTTTTTCACTACCGTCATTGCTCTCCTCCTCGGCACCATCTTCTGGGACCTTGGCAGCAAAGT GTTGACAACACAAGATTTGACAAATGCCATGGGATCAATGTACGCTGCAGTGCTGTTCATCGGCATCATGAACTGTACCTCAGTTCAGCCAATGGTGGCCGTGGAGCGTAGTGTCTTTTACCGTGAAAGAGCTGCCGGCATGTACTCGGCTTTCCCATATGCATTTGGACAG ATTGTCATTGAGCTCCCATACACACTGGCTCAGGATATCGTATACGGGCTGATAGTGTACTCTATGATCGGGTTCGAGTGGACGGTTGCCAAGTTCTTTTGGTACCTCTTCTTTGCTTACTTCACGCTGCTCTACTTCACATTCTACGGCATGATGGCCGTTGGCATAACACCAAATGCCCACATCGGTGCGATCGTTTCCTCGGCATTCTACGCCATCTGGAACCTCTTCTCCGGGTTCATCATCCCGCGACCG AGAATGCCCATCTGGTGGAGGTGGTACTGCTGGGTGTGCCCCGTGGCGTGGTCGCTGTACGGGCTGGTGGTGTCGCAGTTCGGCGACGTGATGACGGTGATGCAAGACAGCGACGGCAGGACCGTGAAGGCTTACATCGAGGACACTTACGGCTTCAAGCACAGCTGGGTAGGGTGGGTGGGCGCGGTGGTCGTGGGGTTCGCCGTGCTCTTCGGCGCCCTGTTCGGCTTCGCCATCATGAAGCTCAACTTCCAGAAGAGATGA
- the LOC117859294 gene encoding ABC transporter G family member 36 isoform X2 encodes MDAMADIQKVVSMRRGDSGSMWRRGDDVFSRSSRDEDDEEALRWAALEKLPTYDRVRRAIVPLGLGGDGAEAAGGGKGFVDVDVLSLGPQQRRALLERLVRVADEDNERFLLKLKDRVDRVGIDMPTIEVRFHNLEAEAEVRVGSSGLPTLLNSVVNTVEEVANALHLLPSRKQTMPILHDVSGIIKPRRLTLLLGPPGSGKTTFLLALAGRLDKDLKTKGKVTYNGHEMTEFVPERTAAYISQHDLHIGEMTVRETLAFSARCQGVGSRLDMLTELSRREKAANIKPDADIDAFMKASAMGGQDANVVTDYIMKILGLDICADTMVGDEMLRGISGGQRKRVTTGEMLVGPARALFMDEISTGLDSSTTFQIVTSLRQSIHILGGTAVISLLQPAPETYNLFDDIILLSDGQVVYQGPREDVLEFFESMGFRCPERKGVADFLQEVTSKKDQKQYWARRDEPYRFVPVTKFATAFKSFRTGRAIANELAVPFDKSKSHPAALTTMRYGVSGKELLKANIDREILLMKRNSFVYIFRTFQLMVVSIIAMTVFFRTKMKHDSVADGALYMSALFFGVLMIMFNGFSEMALIVFKLPVFFKQRDLLFFPAWAYTIPSWILKIPITFIEVGGYVFLTYYVIGFDPNVGRFFKHYLLLLAINQMSASIFRFVGGVARSMTIANVFASFMLLVFMVLGGFILVRDKIKKWWIWGYWISPMMYAQNAISVNEMLGHSWDKILDSAASNETLGVQTLKFRRVFPEPKWYWIGFGAMIGYILLFNGLFTLALTYLKPFGKSRPSVSEEELKEKHASMTGGVPDDNHLASESSHLSTGINTETDSALTEKGMILPFVPLSLTFDNIRYSVDMPQEMKAQGVIEDRLVLLKGVSGSFRPGVLTALMGVSGAGKTTLMDVLAGRKTGGYIEGDISISGYPKKQETFARISGYCEQNDIHSPQVTVYESLLFSAWLRLPGDVDLDKRKIFIEEVMELVELKQLRDALVGLPGVNGLSTEQRKRLTIAVELVANPSIIFMDEPTSGLDARAAAIVMRAVRNTVNTGRTVVCTIHQPSIDIFEAFDDLFLMKRGGEEIYAGPLGHHSSELIKYFEGIQGVSKIKEGYNPATWMLEVTTASQEHVLGVDFSDIYKNSELYQRNKALIKELSQPAPGSSDLYFPSKYPRSSITQCMACLWKQNLSYWRNPPYNTIRFFFTTVIALLLGTIFWDLGSKVLTTQDLTNAMGSMYAAVLFIGIMNCTSVQPMVAVERSVFYRERAAGMYSAFPYAFGQIVIELPYTLAQDIVYGLIVYSMIGFEWTVAKFFWYLFFAYFTLLYFTFYGMMAVGITPNAHIGAIVSSAFYAIWNLFSGFIIPRPRMPIWWRWYCWVCPVAWSLYGLVVSQFGDVMTVMQDSDGRTVKAYIEDTYGFKHSWVGWVGAVVVGFAVLFGALFGFAIMKLNFQKR; translated from the exons ATGGACGCGATGGCGGACATCCAGAAGGTGGTGAGCATGCGGCGCGGGGACAGCGGCTCCATGTGGCGGCGCGGGGACGACGTGTTCTCGCGCTCGTCcagggacgaggacgacgaggaggcgctGCGCTGGGCCGCGCTCGAGAAGCTCCCCACCTACGACCGCGTCCGCCGCGCCATCGTCCcgctcggcctcggcggcgacggcgccgaggccgcgggcggcggtaaGGGGTtcgtcgacgtcgacgtgcTCAGCCTCGGCCCGCAGCAGCGCCGGGCGCTGCTGGAGCGCCTCGTCCGCGTCGCCGACGAGGACAACGAGCGCTTCCTGCTCAAGCTCAAGGACCGCGTCGACAG GGTCGGGATCGACATGCCCACCATCGAGGTGCGGTTCCACAAcctggaggcggaggcggaggtgcgcGTCGGCAGCAGCGGCCTCCCCACCCTCCTCAACTCCGTCGTGAACACGGTCGAG GAAGTGGCGAACGCGCTGCACTTGCTGCCCAGCAGGAAGCAGACCATGCCCATCCTCCATGACGTCAGCGGCATCATCAAGCCTCGCAG GTTGACTCTTCTGTTAGGCCCACCCGGGTCAGGCAAGACTACTTTTCTGCTCGCGTTGGCGGGAAGGCTTGACAAAGACCTCAAG ACTAAAGGCAAAGTGACCTACAACGGTCACGAGATGACAGAGTTTGTGCCAGAGAGGACGGCTGCGTATATCAGCCAGCATGACCTCCACATAGGAGAGATGACTGTGAGGGAGACACTTGCTTTCTCTGCGCGCTGCCAGGGTGTTGGCTCACGCTTGG ATATGCTGACTGAGCTGTCAAGGCGAGAGAAGGCGGCGAATATCAAGCCTGATGCTGATATCGATGCATTCATGAAG GCATCTGCAATGGGCGGGCAAGATGCCAATGTGGTCACTGATTATATTATGAAG ATATTAGGACTAGACATATGCGCAGATACGATGGTAGGGGATGAGATGCTAAGGGGCATATCCGGTGGACAAAGAAAGCGTGTTACAACTG GTGAGATGCTGGTTGGGCCGGCCAGGGCGCTTTTCATGGATGAGATCTCGACTGGGCTTGACAGCTCCACTACATTCCAGATTGTGACCTCGCTCAGGCAGTCCATCCACATCCTTGGTGGCACTGCTGTCATCTCCCTGCTGCAGCCGGCGCCTGAGACTTACAACTTGTTCGATGACATCATACTCCTATCAGACGGCCAAGTTGTCTACCAGGGCCCCCGAGAAGATGTGCTTGAGTTTTTCGAGTCCATGGGTTTCAGATGCCCTGAAAGGAAGGGTGTCGCCGACTTCTTGCAAGAA GTGACTTCGAAAAAAGATCAGAAACAGTACTGGGCACGGCGTGATGAGCCCTATAGGTTTGTGCCGGTGACGAAATTCGCGACTGCGTTCAAGTCATTCCGCACCGGAAGAGCTATAGCAAATGAGCTTGCTGTTCCATTTGACAAGAGCAAGAGCCACCCAGCCGCACTAACCACCATGAGGTATGGCGTGAGTGGCAAGGAACTACTGAAAGCAAACATAGACCGGGAGATCCTTCTCATGAAGAGGAACTCTTTCGTTTACATATTCAGAACCTTTCAG CTGATGGTGGTATCAATCATTGCAATGACTGTCTTCTTCCGGACAAAGATGAAGCATGACTCAGTAGCTGATGGGGCCCTCTATATGTCTGCACTGTTCTTTGGTGTGCTTATGATCATGTTCAATGGCTTCAGTGAGATGGCACTCATTGTCTTCAAGCTGCCTGTATTCTTCAAGCAGAGGGACCTCCTTTTCTTTCCGGCATGGGCCTACACGATACCCTCATGGATCCTCAAGATACCCATCACATTCATCGAGGTCGGTGGTTATGTATTCTTGACATACTATGTCATTGGGTTTGACCCCAATGTTGGCAG GTTCTTCAAGCACTATCTACTTTTGTTGGCAATCAATCAGATGTCAGCATCGATCTTCCGATTTGTCGGTGGGGTAGCGAGGAGCATGACTATTGCTAATGTCTTTGCATCATTCATGTTACTGGTTTTCATGGTTCTAGGAGGATTTATTCTAGTAAGAG ATAAAATAAAGAAATGGTGGATCTGGGGCTACTGGATCTCCCCAATGATGTATGCACAGAATGCTATATCAGTTAATGAGATGTTGGGGCACAGCTGGGACAAAATATTGGATAGCGCTGCCTCCAATGAGACCCTAGGTGTGCAAACACTTAAATTCCGAAGAGTATTCCCAGAACCCAAGTGGTACTGGATTGGCTTTGGTGCAATGATTGGGTATATCTTACTCTTCAACGGTCTCTTCACTCTTGCCCTTACATACCTGAAGC CATTTGGGAAGTCTCGGCCATCAGTATCTGAAGAGGAGCTGAAGGAGAAGCATGCCAGCATGACTGGTGGGGTTCCAGACGACAATCACTTGGCATCAGAAAGCTCTCATCTGTCAACAGGAATCAACACTGAGACTGATTCTGCCCTGACTGAAAAGGGGATGATCCTCCCATTTGTCCCGCTTTCACTCACCTTTGACAACATCAGATACTCTGTTGACATGCCACAG GAAATGAAAGCACAAGGTGTCATTGAAGATCGTTTGGTGCTCCTCAAAGGTGTAAGTGGGTCTTTTAGGCCTGGGGTGCTGACTGCACTGATGGGCGTCAGTGGCGCAGGGAAAACTACTTTGATGGATGTGTTGGCAGGGAGAAAGACTGGTGGGTACATTGAAGGAGATATCAGTATTTCAGGATACCCGAAGAAACAAGAGACCTTTGCACGCATATCAGGATACTGTGAACAGAATGATATCCACTCACCACAGGTGACAGTCTATGAGTCACTGCTTTTCTCAGCATGGCTCCGGCTTCCAGGGGATGTGGATTTGGACAAAAGAAAG ATCTTCATTGAGGAGGTGATGGAGCTTGTGGAGCTCAAACAATTGAGAGATGCTTTGGTTGGGCTTCCTGGAGTGAATGGCCTGTCAACGGAGCAGAGGAAAAGGCTCACCATTGCAGTGGAACTTGTGGCAAATCCATCGATCATCTTCATGGATGAGCCAACCTCGGGGCTTGATGCCCGAGCAGCTGCGATTGTTATGCGTGCGGTGAGGAACACTGTCAATACTGGTAGGACAGTGGTCTGCACGATACATCAGCCTAGCATTGACATATTTGAAGCATTCGATGAT CTTTTCCTGATGAAGCGTGGTGGAGAAGAGATCTATGCTGGTCCATTAGGCCATCATTCTTCAGAGCTGATCAAGTATTTCGAG GGAATTCAAGGAGTCAGCAAAATTAAAGAGGGCTACAATCCAGCAACATGGATGCTGGAAGTGACAACAGCCTCTCAAGAACACGTGCTAGGTGTTGATTTCAGTGACATATACAAGAACTCTGAACTCTACCA GAGGAACAAGGCCTTGATAAAGGAATTAAGCCAACCTGCGCCAGGTTCGAGTGACCTGTATTTCCCTAGCAAGTATCCACGCTCGTCCATCACACAATGCATGGCTTGCCTGTGGAAGCAGAACCTGTCATACTGGAGAAACCCTCCTTACAATACCATTAGGTTCTTTTTCACTACCGTCATTGCTCTCCTCCTCGGCACCATCTTCTGGGACCTTGGCAGCAAAGT GTTGACAACACAAGATTTGACAAATGCCATGGGATCAATGTACGCTGCAGTGCTGTTCATCGGCATCATGAACTGTACCTCAGTTCAGCCAATGGTGGCCGTGGAGCGTAGTGTCTTTTACCGTGAAAGAGCTGCCGGCATGTACTCGGCTTTCCCATATGCATTTGGACAG ATTGTCATTGAGCTCCCATACACACTGGCTCAGGATATCGTATACGGGCTGATAGTGTACTCTATGATCGGGTTCGAGTGGACGGTTGCCAAGTTCTTTTGGTACCTCTTCTTTGCTTACTTCACGCTGCTCTACTTCACATTCTACGGCATGATGGCCGTTGGCATAACACCAAATGCCCACATCGGTGCGATCGTTTCCTCGGCATTCTACGCCATCTGGAACCTCTTCTCCGGGTTCATCATCCCGCGACCG AGAATGCCCATCTGGTGGAGGTGGTACTGCTGGGTGTGCCCCGTGGCGTGGTCGCTGTACGGGCTGGTGGTGTCGCAGTTCGGCGACGTGATGACGGTGATGCAAGACAGCGACGGCAGGACCGTGAAGGCTTACATCGAGGACACTTACGGCTTCAAGCACAGCTGGGTAGGGTGGGTGGGCGCGGTGGTCGTGGGGTTCGCCGTGCTCTTCGGCGCCCTGTTCGGCTTCGCCATCATGAAGCTCAACTTCCAGAAGAGATGA